CAAacccaacaaaagaaaaaaaaatcaataaggcagaaataaaaatagaattacactattattcattattaaattttaggTTCGAATGTCTTTCTATTTCCTGAAAATATAGTGTACTAAAAAAAAGGGACATTTATCATTTGTACAACTGTATATGTTTGTAGTTTTAGATTATGTTTTAAAGGATAAAAGATGTTCTACCaaaaattttgagttgatatttaaattgttgtcaacgaattttaaattttttaataaatttgttaatttttttaaaatgatttctATTGGATATTTGGTTCTTTTATCGATTTCAATTAaagttttaatatatttgttaaacaaataaatttttaataaattttattataagataattaagataaaaaaataacaattaaaaatataccATTTTAACAGCTAAAATTAATCTAACAACTAATAATTGAAAGTGAATTATTCAAATTATCCTCTAAAGTTttgttagaatttaaaaataaaagacaaatttAGATAATTCAACTCATAAATATGTAAAATACCATTTTCCTTAATATTCTATCATAAGATACATGAGTTAAGGTTGAACAGCATAGCAACTCACCAACTCTAAACCAAAGTATCAGTGTTACTCAAAACTGAACCATAACCATAACCATAACCATAACCGCAACCAGAACAAAAATCTAAGGGTTCGTTTTTACACCTGGTTATCCAAACACCCCAATCTCTCTCTCTGTCTGTCTCTGGTGATAGAAGAGAGAAGCATGGTGCTAACTTCAATCTCCAtaatctcttcttcaccttcactGCCTTCAAACTCGGATTCACCTTCCACTTCCACTCCCACCCGAACAAGACCCTTCCGCTCCTCTTTCAAACAACAGAGTCTTATTTGGTTCCCAACAAGAAAACccttttcatcattctcttcCACCTTCCCAGTCTCTTCCTCCGCCTCTGCTTCAAGCCAAGTCCTCCACGAAGATGGGTCACCGGAACAGTTCCTAAACAACAATTCCATCGCGGATTTCATGAGGTTCAAGCGTGGTGTTGATGGTGGCAGTGGTGAGCTTCAAACAGCTGTTGTCAGCTACAGAAAGAAGTTCCCTTGGAACCTCTTGCGCCCTTTCCTTCAGGTGCTTCCACCTTTCAACCTTCATTCTTTTCCCTCTTGGGGTGTCCAAAGTTTGCATCTTTATCGCTTTCTCTCAATTGGGTTTTCTGTGTTTCTTTTGGTGTAGGTTGATTTGGTTTCCACAATTCACATCGCTGATGAAGAGTACGTGTTGCCTTCTtttcatattcttcttttgtGATTTTGATAATTATCAGCAACAGCTTATAATGGCGGTTTTAGTTGTTGCTAGGAATGAAGATTTGGAAAGGGAAGTGGGAAAATTAGGGTGGTTCTGTTGATGATAAGGCATTAGGGCAACTGAGGAAGATTGAGATTGGAACTTTTGCTCTGTGAATGCCAATGTGAACTAATCTTATGTTTGGAATTGAATTTGATGTTAATTTACACTTTTAGCAAAATTGCTTAACTCTTACAATTACTAACTCAATCTTTATTAGCATATAATTAGATGACAAAACCAAGCTATCTGTGCTGAAAAAGTACTAACTTAAGCTTATAGGTTATTGACTAGTTCAAAATGTTGCTAGAGTCTGGATGCTGTTTTCTTTTCACCCAAATATGTTAATTTCTAAAAGTTTGATGAACAAAATATCATGTTACTGGAAAAGAATCGATCTTCCTGATCCATTGGTACAACATGATACTCAATTGTATTGGAGATAGAGTGTGATTGAAGGATACATTTTGTACCTTAAGGTGTATCACAAAACAACATGACAAGATTACTTGCTGCATGCATTTGAGTGGTAGTATGGAGCATTGCTACTTTTATGCAAATGATAATTGCAAGTGATTCATTGAACTGACTTAATTTGTTATGATTGTAAGGTATTTTCTGGCCCTCCAGAAGGAACTTGAATCATATGATTGTGTCCTCTATGAAATGGTGACTAGCAGGGAAGCTTTAGAGAACAGAAGAAACCCTACTGCTTCAAAAAGGTTAAGAAGTTCACGCAGGGGTTTTAACATTTTGGGATGCATCCAACGCCAAATGGCTCGAATCCTTACGCTTGATTTTCAATTAGACTGCCTCAATTACCAGGCTGCCAATTGGTACCATGCAGATCTTGATTATGAGACCTTCAAATTACTTCAGGTCTTAAGCTGCTAATTTTTATTGCTCAATTCAATGCCATATACACATTTTGAGGGCTGATCTGAAGGATTCTGTACACTGCAATTGGTGCTTTGTATATATTTGTTGATATGATTTTTCTTCCTGTTAATTTTCAGTTAGAAAAAGGTGAAAgcttattttcttttgcaagaGACATGACCCTCAAATCTACAAAGGCAATATTGCAGCCTTCTATCCCGGAAGATCTCGACCCATTGAGATCCAAGCTTTTATGGGCTTCACGTGTACTTCCGATGCCACTTGTTGGCCTTCTCATCATTGGAGGCGTTTGTGCTGATGTAGGAAGTCAAGCATCAGATTATCCCGAAATCGAGGCATTGTCAAGGCTTGACTTTGGTGCTGCAATGAAGGTCTTCCTTGCAAAGAGACTAACATCTGAGTAAGTTTCTgtcatttatttcttttgttccATCTCTCTTTTCAATCTTGCTCTTGTAGGTTTCTAAATTTCTAGCatactctttattttctgtgCTGATCATCCCAAATCTTGCACCAGTACATGAGTGCATGTATATATGAACAACAAATACGCCTTGTCTTGCTAAGTGAGATAGATATTCTATGATAAGATTCAACGAAGTTTTATATTGGTGGTCAAGTTTTGTTCACAAAATGCAACCGTCATCTGTTATCTGAGCTTAAAACTGTTGTTTGTGTAGGTTCACACAGGTGACAGCAGATGTGGAGGAGAAATCAGTCATAATTGGTGAGCGAAACAAGGTCGCAGTAGATACCCTTAGAGCCGCAATGGATGAGGGACACAATAGGATCGCAATTCTTTATGGAGGCGGTCACATGCCGGATTTAGGGAGGAGACTAAGGGAAGAGTTTGATTTAGTGCCATCTAGTGTGCAATGGATAACAGCATGGTCCATAAGGAAAAGGGACCTAAACACTAGTTCATTTCCATTTCTGAAGGCAATGGCAGAAGCCTCAGGCTGGCCGTTGAACCGCTATCAGACGTTGGCATTGCTCATCTTTTCATCAGTGTTAGCATTGGATCTGTGGTTTTGGGAGCTATTCTTTGGCACTGCAGTGAATTGGGTTGCTGAAACTGGCTCTGAAATACTGAGGTACATTGATAGTTCACAGCTCATATGATTTATCGTTGGACTAAAAAATGTTCATACTAATAACTCATTTGAATGAAGAAATGTTTCTTTCAGCAGTGTAAATATGATAAAGCTTTGTTGTTAGCATATGATTCAATTGTTTTGTATTCAATGAACTTTGGCCGCATGACTTAAATTAATTGCAAGAACACCAAATTCATGTAGTGTGAATTTTGTGTTTCAGATATTCATAACTTTTGATGCTAACCTCATTGCATCTTGTTTGATTCTTATCCCAAAATATATTCTCCTTAATGTCTTTTTTTGGCaaaggaaagaaataaagaggaaaaagaggaagagttttatGGGCTCATTGGTAACTTCTGAATGAAAGGAAATAGGCAgaaaatatatagaataaaaattaatgaaaaagtgAGAGGAAAGCAAAAATTGAtgttgaaaaattataatttcatccatgtataatatagattattttaTCCATAATACGAAGGAATTTTGAAGAATTAgttataaataagataaatattttaaatttgagaaCTGTAAATATATATGGGTATATACTATATACAAATAAGAttgaattgttttttttttctttttccgtGTGGTTGGTCTCAAATTACACCAATGTAACTTGGGATCTAAAAAAACGGTAACAAATGAAAtgctgtttttttatttttatttttttgaaaaaacgtATTGGTCAAacttttaattactaaattatattacttttttttttaaactgacTCTTTAAGTTGAATTTACTTCTTaagataattattaaattttattgaatttctataaattgaaaaaacaaaaatacccTTGATTAGTAATAACACATGTTCTTTCCATGATTTGAAATATAGGAAGCCAATGAAGTATCTGTATAATGGGGGATTTAGGAATGTTTAATTTAGTAGGATATCAGATATTTATTATTCCTAGTATTGAGGTACTCAGGTACTCAGATGGTTATTCTGAATAGTATGTGTGTATTGTATTTGAGAAATTAATAGTATTTTATCCTAGatgttcattttttaactcatattggaccaaataaataacccattatacacattgtacaaatactcCATTAGCTCCCTAGCGGAATTCATTTATAAATACATGGAGAGTATAATaagtacaaaataattaataagttattgaaattaaaaaatataattaaaaaaataaaaagaacatttattatgaaaaggaattttttaataaataaattaaattttatatttacatttATATGTATTTTACAAAATATCTATATTTTGACATTCTATTATTCTTTAAACATTTAAATTAACGTATGTATTTGTGCAATGCATGAAAAATGTCTATTTCTTTATATTTGTAtctaaaatatcaatttaaaataagttattcatgaatatatttatatataaaataacttcatatattattgttatttatacTAATACCAAAcaatctataaaataaaaaaatttacaaagtatttatatttaataaaaaaaggtgTAGTATACAGTAAACANNNNNNNNNNNNNNNNNNNNNNNNNNNNNNNNNNNNNNNNNNNNNNNNNNNNNNNNNCaagataattattaaaaagatataatataaaatattataattattgataatttttattataattaattattaaatattaacaaatataattattcaataataatatatatatttttttaaaatagcatCAACATGAACATGCATAACAACATACTTGACTCTAGAACTTACGTTCATGAATAATAAACgaaacaataatatatataacatttacagaaatataaaaaaaacgtaatgatttttaaaagaatatataataaaatattaaaattattgattcatgaaaatataagaaagaatcataataattactaaaaagatatgaaataaaatattagagttattaataatttttaacataattaattattaaatattaatttgtttaTGATTGATTACataatacttttataaaaaaatggttAAGATCGAAAAAAGAGATATCAAAATTGGCACTAGAATGCGTCACGTTAACATGTTTGGCGTCAGAATGTAATTTATTGTAGAATTAgaattgttcataccctgatcCAAATCATAAGCCAGGCCcaaattaaactaaaaggcCCAATCTAAAAAATTGACATTCACCGCCTATTTGACCTCTTTAAAGAGGTTGGAGTCAACATAAGCAGATACTTAACACTTATCTAAGTGAATAACTGCCTCCATAAATCTCTCTCCCACTTCTAaaagggagatctcaacaaCCCTAAGATAGAGGGATGGTTATCTACCATCAGAAGTGGAACTACTTCAGCGGTAATTATTGGCTCGTCTCTTATAAATACCTTGACACACTCAGGTATATCTAAGTTCCAATACACTTAAACCTGCTTAaccccttgctgacttaggcatcagagtgtcttgcaggtaccaccccccaccTTTTCAAACACAACTCGGACGGCGGCTTTCTGACGCAAGACAAGTCGGAGACCACTCCATTGAATGTTTGGGCCTTGTAAGCAAGCCCAACCCACATCCGGTTTCAGGTAAACTCCGGAACATTGACGCTGTTGCCGAGGACTCGGAGATCAACGCATAATGGCGGACGACTAGCACGAAGACGGACACACTGCATCTGATTCCAATCAAGAGCATCAGGACGCGGTCAATAACGACCAAGCAATAATACATCTACCAGGAGCGGAGGGATCCGTGGTGAACGTCCCTCGAATACCTAGGGATCAAAGAAAGTTTCCTCTAAGGTCCATCAGCCTGGAAAGGAGGAGCAACCTCATTCCACCGACCTCATAGGGCTACTACATGGCCACCAAGGTCGACTCGAGCAATTAGAACAAGAGCTGGAACGACAGCGTGAAGCAAAGAGAAGCCTAAGGAGAGAAAACGAGCGACGAAGAGAGCTTGAAGAAAAGCTCTCGAGGCTGGAATCCAATCTTCGAAATAAGGATTCTCACGCAGATCGAGAGGACTCCTCATTGGGGGAAGATGACCCATGCACTGAGGATATCATGAGGGCTAAAGTTCCTAGAAACTTTAAAAGCCCTGATATAGATTTGTATGACAGGACGACTGACCCGAAGCATCACCTTAGTAATTTCAAAAGTTGGATGTATTTGGCCGACGCCTTCGACACTACCCGCTAAAAAGCCTTCTCGATGACTTTAACAAAGGCGGCCATGAAGTGGTTCAACGATCTCCTCCCAGGTTGGTCACTAGCTTTGACGACCTCTCGCGTAAGTTTCTTACGcgattttcaatttaaaaagaCAAGGTTAAGCATGCTCCTAGCCTACTGGGGGTAAAATAGGAGGTCAGAGAACCTCCTGAGAGactacatggaaaggttcaataaGGCATGCTTAGAAATGAAAGACCTGCCTAGTGAGGCAGTAATAATGGGTCTCGTTAATGGACTGGGAGAAGGACCCTTCTCCAGTCCATCTCAAAGAGACACCCAACTTCTTTGAACGATGTATAAGAATGAGtcgagaagtacatcaacatgaaGGAAAACGCCAGATTACGAGAACCAAGTTGGCAACTGGGCACCCTCACCAGTcaaaagaaaaggagagagcccaagagaaaaaaagaagtcGGATCTGAAAATTCTAGAAGAtaccactcttatactcctctatgAGTTTCCCTAGTCGACATCTACAGGGAAATTTTGCATACCGAGAAGCTTCCTCCCCCACGtccaataaaaagtaaaaagggGGGAAGTCCTAATGAGTATTGCGAGTACTATAAGCTTTATGGACACTCCACAAATGATTGTTACGGCCttaaaatgtgatagaaaagctggctagagaaagTCGGCTGGATAGATATCCAATGGAAAGGTCGGACACTCAtgggaagagaaagagagatgacAAAAGTCACGAGCGGAGAGGCCCACCCCAGCAAACTCCAGAGCaacatatacatatgatatcTGGAGGATTTGTTGGAGGGGGGCTGACCAAGTCATCTCGAAAAAGACATTTCAAAGAAGTCTATTAAGTCGGTAGTGATGGTCTTGACCTTCCAACGATCTCTTTCACCAAAGAGAAGGGACACAGAATCATACCCAAACATGATGACCCGGTGGTAATCACCATGATCCTTGCAAACACTCACCTACACAGAACCCTGATAGATCAAGGGAGCTCAGCCCACATATTGTTCAAGCTAAGCCAGCCTTTGATAAGTTGGGATTAGAGGAAAAGGAGCTAAGAGCCTACCCCGAACACACTTTTTGGGTTAGGAAACACTCCTATCAAACCCCTAGGTCCCACAATTCAAACAACATATCATCCTCTGGTGGCCTTTGAATTTTCATCCACAAATTTTATCTTGTTCTTGGATTTCAATGCTCTCCACATGTCtcccattttttaaaattatttcctACCAAAGCAATGAACCGTAACTATGGCTGATCCTAAATTTCTCCAGGATGTAAAAAATAAGAACTCACTAGGTCTAAAGCTGGATTTTTTTagctttatttgtattttgacTTATTCATCATATTAATTTAATTCACCAACACAACTAGTGCTTGTGTATCTATtgaagaaaataacaaatttgTTTCAAGTTTCCTCACTTCTTGATTACAAAACCTAATTTGAGATTTGAATCAATGAACCATGTTAATGCAGATTCAAAAACTTCTTCTCTCGATCTCGCAACCTAATTTGAGATTTGAATCAATGAACCTTGTTGATACAGAtttaaaaacttcttttctCGATCGcgttaataaaaaatgtttgtCTATACTGAATCGGTGCAAGACAACACAAATTTCATCAATCTCTATCGATTAAGTTCAAAAAAAGAGGTCAAGGATTAgatgagaagaatgaagaaaagaGAATTCACAAAAAGAGgaggaaaaaatcaaagaattgtGTAATGAGTTTCTTTTGAAGTTCCTTAACCATTTACTATAATTTTTATTTCCACGCTCATCACACCATATTAAAATTGgtgaatttaagaaaaaatg
The Arachis duranensis cultivar V14167 chromosome 5, aradu.V14167.gnm2.J7QH, whole genome shotgun sequence genome window above contains:
- the LOC107490268 gene encoding uncharacterized protein LOC107490268; its protein translation is MVLTSISIISSSPSLPSNSDSPSTSTPTRTRPFRSSFKQQSLIWFPTRKPFSSFSSTFPVSSSASASSQVLHEDGSPEQFLNNNSIADFMRFKRGVDGGSGELQTAVVSYRKKFPWNLLRPFLQVDLVSTIHIADEEYFLALQKELESYDCVLYEMVTSREALENRRNPTASKRLRSSRRGFNILGCIQRQMARILTLDFQLDCLNYQAANWYHADLDYETFKLLQLEKGESLFSFARDMTLKSTKAILQPSIPEDLDPLRSKLLWASRVLPMPLVGLLIIGGVCADVGSQASDYPEIEALSRLDFGAAMKVFLAKRLTSEFTQVTADVEEKSVIIGERNKVAVDTLRAAMDEGHNRIAILYGGGHMPDLGRRLREEFDLVPSSVQWITAWSIRKRDLNTSSFPFLKAMAEASGWPLNRYQTLALLIFSSVLALDLWFWELFFGTAVNWVAETGSEILRYIDSSQLI